Proteins from one Ramlibacter sp. PS4R-6 genomic window:
- a CDS encoding cytochrome b/b6 domain-containing protein — MMLTATIDRPAASPGHRVRVWDLPTRIFHWGLAASIVGLFATGYTGGAMMYWHARFGYAVLALLLFRVVWGFVGGRWSRFATFLPTPRRVMRYLSGQDKGGLGHNPLGALSVFAMLAGLSVQVATGLVSDDQIAFTGPLNRFVSEAQGLAATWFHKQVGQWLLAALIVLHIAAIVFYLARRRQNLIQPMIDGDSAPVPLQLPASRDDAQARIGALLVFGVCASAVAWLAKLS, encoded by the coding sequence ATGATGCTTACCGCAACAATTGACCGCCCCGCCGCCTCGCCCGGCCATCGCGTGCGTGTGTGGGACCTGCCGACGCGCATCTTCCACTGGGGGTTGGCTGCGAGCATCGTGGGCCTGTTCGCCACGGGCTACACCGGCGGCGCGATGATGTACTGGCATGCGCGCTTCGGCTACGCGGTGCTGGCGCTGCTGCTCTTTCGCGTCGTGTGGGGTTTCGTCGGCGGGCGCTGGTCGCGCTTCGCGACGTTCCTGCCCACGCCGCGGCGCGTGATGCGCTACCTGTCCGGGCAGGACAAGGGCGGCCTCGGCCACAACCCGCTCGGCGCGCTGTCGGTGTTCGCGATGCTCGCCGGCCTGTCGGTGCAGGTGGCCACCGGCCTGGTGAGCGACGACCAGATCGCCTTCACCGGCCCGCTGAACCGCTTCGTCAGCGAAGCGCAGGGCCTGGCGGCCACGTGGTTCCACAAGCAGGTCGGGCAATGGCTCCTGGCGGCGCTGATCGTGCTGCACATCGCTGCGATCGTCTTCTACCTGGCGCGTCGCCGGCAGAACCTGATCCAGCCCATGATCGACGGCGACAGCGCGCCCGTGCCGCTGCAGCTGCCCGCGTCGCGCGACGACGCGCAGGCCCGCATCGGGGCGCTGCTGGTCTTCGGTGTGTGCGCGTCGGCGGTGGCGTGGCTGGCCAAGCTCAGCTAG
- a CDS encoding c-type cytochrome: MRRHFAAALLGLAASCAQAQFARAEDAVKYRQGTLFVLSQHFTRIGAMVNGRVPYDARAAAENAEIVAVLAKLPGAGFGPGTEHGSRGAKPEIWTEQARFKEQNERFIAEATRLAAAAKTHNLDQLKAAYAATAATCKACHDAYRNN; the protein is encoded by the coding sequence ATGAGGCGGCATTTCGCCGCGGCGCTGCTGGGGCTGGCCGCATCGTGCGCACAGGCGCAGTTCGCGCGGGCCGAAGACGCCGTGAAGTACCGGCAAGGCACGCTCTTCGTGCTGTCCCAGCATTTCACGCGCATCGGCGCCATGGTGAACGGCCGCGTGCCCTACGACGCGCGCGCCGCCGCCGAGAACGCCGAGATCGTCGCCGTGCTGGCGAAATTGCCGGGCGCGGGCTTCGGCCCAGGCACCGAACACGGCTCGCGCGGCGCCAAGCCCGAGATCTGGACGGAGCAGGCCCGCTTCAAGGAGCAGAACGAGCGATTCATCGCGGAGGCCACGCGCCTCGCCGCGGCGGCGAAGACCCACAACCTCGACCAACTCAAGGCCGCCTACGCCGCGACGGCCGCCACCTGCAAGGCCTGCCATGATGCTTACCGCAACAATTGA
- the map gene encoding type I methionyl aminopeptidase produces MSITYKSAEEVQGMRTAGRLASEVLDHLTGHIKPGITTKEIDRLAADFMKKQGTTSATLGYQPAGYPPYPASLCTSVNHVVCHGIPNDKPLKKGDILNVDVTVIKDGYFGDTSRMFMIGDVSIAAKRLVTLTYEAMWHGIVKVRPGIHLGDIGWAIQKFAESHGFSVVREFCGHGIGRNFHEEPQVLHYGKPGTLEELKPGMTFTIEPMINAGRRDVKEWGNDGWTIVTKDHSLSAQWEHTVLVTETGYEVLTLSAGSPPPPAFVPAQ; encoded by the coding sequence ATGAGCATCACCTACAAGAGCGCCGAGGAAGTCCAGGGCATGCGCACGGCGGGCCGCCTGGCCTCCGAGGTGCTCGACCACCTCACGGGGCACATCAAGCCCGGGATCACCACCAAGGAGATCGACCGCCTGGCGGCCGACTTCATGAAGAAGCAGGGCACCACCTCGGCCACGCTGGGCTACCAGCCCGCCGGCTACCCGCCCTACCCCGCGTCGCTGTGCACGTCGGTGAACCACGTGGTCTGCCACGGCATCCCCAACGACAAGCCCCTGAAGAAGGGCGACATCCTCAACGTCGACGTCACCGTCATCAAGGACGGCTACTTCGGCGACACCAGCCGCATGTTCATGATCGGCGACGTGTCCATCGCCGCCAAGCGCCTGGTGACGCTCACCTACGAGGCCATGTGGCACGGCATCGTCAAGGTGCGCCCCGGCATCCACCTGGGCGACATCGGCTGGGCGATCCAGAAATTCGCCGAAAGCCACGGCTTTTCGGTGGTGCGCGAGTTCTGCGGCCACGGCATCGGCCGCAACTTCCACGAGGAGCCGCAGGTGCTCCACTACGGCAAGCCCGGCACGCTCGAGGAGCTCAAGCCCGGCATGACCTTCACGATCGAGCCCATGATCAACGCGGGCCGCCGCGACGTGAAGGAATGGGGCAACGACGGCTGGACCATCGTCACCAAGGACCATTCGCTCTCCGCCCAGTGGGAGCACACGGTGCTGGTGACCGAGACCGGCTACGAGGTGTTGACGCTTTCGGCGGGCAGCCCGCCCCCGCCGGCCTTCGTGCCCGCGCAATGA
- the def gene encoding peptide deformylase, with product MAVHPILKMGDPRLLRVAQPVTRFGTPELNTLVADMFETMKAANGAGLAAPQIGVDLQLVIFGTDAPNPRYPDAPPVPRTILLNPVITPLSNEEEDGWEGCLSVPGLRGVVPRWKAIRYTGFDPEGKPIDRTADGFHARVVQHEVDHLLGKLYPMRVRDFTQFGFTEVLFPGLDAGEDD from the coding sequence ATGGCCGTACACCCGATCCTCAAGATGGGGGACCCGCGACTGCTTCGCGTCGCGCAACCCGTCACCCGCTTCGGCACGCCCGAACTGAACACGCTCGTCGCCGACATGTTCGAGACGATGAAGGCCGCCAACGGCGCGGGCCTTGCCGCGCCGCAGATCGGCGTCGACCTGCAGCTGGTGATCTTCGGCACCGATGCGCCGAACCCGCGCTATCCCGATGCGCCGCCCGTGCCGCGCACCATCCTGCTCAACCCCGTGATCACGCCCCTGTCGAACGAAGAGGAAGACGGCTGGGAAGGCTGCCTCTCGGTGCCGGGGCTGCGCGGCGTCGTGCCGCGCTGGAAGGCGATCCGCTACACGGGCTTCGACCCCGAAGGGAAACCCATAGACCGGACGGCCGACGGCTTCCATGCCCGCGTGGTGCAGCACGAGGTGGACCACCTGCTGGGCAAGCTGTACCCGATGCGCGTGCGCGACTTCACGCAGTTCGGCTTCACGGAAGTGTTGTTCCCGGGCCTGGACGCCGGCGAAGACGACTGA
- a CDS encoding phosphate/phosphite/phosphonate ABC transporter substrate-binding protein, translated as MKKNETRRRLCASIALAPWLAHAAVSPDAVKKPAAPNWRLLINEAVTGETNIFLLTSRYQPLADYLGQHVKGRVVGIEPVVDIRRFMSLAQGESKPDLVFGKSVNQLAKLVRDHGYQPLVRRADPYKAAFIVEKSSPIRSLAEIGQARIVMPDEFAATTAVARAELKRLNIANPIVMHVRYQEAVEQQVKSGMGQVGVVNPTIARKWAADGGRILAETQPVVNWSLLAGPGMGAETATQLRDVLLAMNKQATSVLGSLGIKEWARAERQDYLALLDYTRE; from the coding sequence ATGAAGAAGAACGAAACTCGCCGCCGGCTGTGCGCGTCGATCGCGCTGGCTCCCTGGCTCGCGCATGCGGCCGTGTCCCCCGACGCCGTGAAGAAGCCGGCCGCGCCCAACTGGCGCCTCTTGATCAACGAAGCGGTCACGGGCGAGACCAACATCTTCCTCCTCACCAGCCGTTACCAGCCCCTGGCGGATTACCTCGGGCAGCACGTGAAAGGCCGCGTCGTCGGCATCGAACCGGTGGTGGACATCCGCCGCTTCATGTCGCTGGCCCAGGGCGAGTCCAAGCCCGACCTGGTGTTCGGCAAGTCGGTCAACCAGTTGGCCAAGCTCGTGCGCGACCACGGCTACCAGCCGCTGGTGCGCCGCGCCGACCCGTACAAGGCCGCTTTCATCGTCGAGAAGTCCTCGCCGATCCGCTCGCTCGCCGAGATCGGCCAGGCCCGCATCGTCATGCCCGACGAGTTCGCCGCGACCACGGCCGTCGCCCGCGCGGAACTGAAGCGCCTGAACATCGCGAACCCCATCGTGATGCACGTGCGCTACCAGGAAGCGGTGGAGCAGCAGGTCAAGAGCGGCATGGGGCAGGTGGGCGTCGTCAACCCGACCATCGCGCGCAAATGGGCTGCGGACGGCGGCCGCATCCTGGCCGAGACGCAGCCGGTCGTGAACTGGTCGCTGCTGGCCGGCCCCGGCATGGGCGCGGAAACGGCGACGCAGCTGCGCGACGTGCTGCTCGCGATGAACAAGCAGGCAACGTCCGTGCTCGGGTCGCTCGGCATCAAGGAATGGGCGCGCGCCGAGCGCCAGGACTACCTCGCCCTCCTCGACTACACCCGGGAATAG
- a CDS encoding phosphate/phosphite/phosphonate ABC transporter substrate-binding protein, with protein MTAIRLPLTRRTLLAGSAAAAACAALPFAWAQSSGADRWRMLVNEAVTADLSISMLAMRYRSWAEYLGAQIHNKQVLVDPIIDIPRFVQQALGDQKPLLVFGKSVNHLAKLVRDHGYQPLVRRPEPYQAAFIVPKDSTIRSVEQLSGRKLLLPDTYSATAAVARAEIRRLNIREPYMSHTRFQDSVAIQVSTGLAEAGVVNPTIARKWKESGGRVIAETQPVVNWSVLAAPKVPADTVARLTESLLAMNSASGPLLADIGVKQWARADRKEYLALLEYTGE; from the coding sequence ATGACAGCGATACGACTTCCCCTCACGCGGCGCACGCTCCTGGCCGGCTCGGCCGCCGCGGCCGCCTGCGCCGCCCTGCCCTTCGCCTGGGCGCAGTCCTCGGGCGCGGACCGCTGGCGCATGCTGGTGAACGAGGCCGTCACGGCCGACCTCAGCATCTCGATGCTTGCGATGCGCTACCGCAGCTGGGCCGAGTACCTGGGCGCGCAGATCCACAACAAGCAGGTGCTGGTGGACCCCATCATCGACATCCCGCGCTTCGTGCAGCAGGCCCTGGGCGACCAGAAGCCGCTGCTGGTGTTCGGCAAGTCGGTGAACCACCTCGCCAAGCTCGTGCGCGACCACGGCTACCAGCCGCTGGTGCGCCGGCCCGAGCCCTACCAGGCCGCGTTCATCGTGCCGAAGGACTCCACGATCCGCAGCGTGGAGCAGCTCTCGGGCCGCAAGCTGCTGCTGCCCGACACGTACTCGGCCACGGCCGCCGTGGCCCGCGCGGAGATCCGGCGCCTGAACATCCGCGAGCCCTACATGTCGCACACGCGCTTCCAGGACAGCGTGGCGATCCAGGTGTCCACGGGGCTCGCCGAAGCCGGCGTGGTCAACCCGACCATCGCACGCAAGTGGAAGGAATCCGGCGGGCGCGTGATCGCCGAGACGCAGCCGGTGGTGAACTGGTCGGTGCTCGCCGCGCCCAAGGTGCCGGCAGACACCGTCGCGCGCCTGACGGAGTCGCTGCTCGCGATGAACTCGGCCTCCGGGCCGCTGCTGGCCGACATCGGCGTGAAGCAATGGGCGCGCGCCGACCGCAAGGAGTACCTGGCATTGCTGGAGTACACGGGGGAATGA
- a CDS encoding [protein-PII] uridylyltransferase — translation MMQLGLAPGPAATDLQALRDDYRARKSAVLATLQAQGASTRGITKLLQKLSREADVTLRKLWDAAGLPDDFALVAVGGYGRGELFPHSDVDVLVLMPDGASADGDGDGAVKRHVEAFIGHCWDAGLEIGSSVRTVAECVALAKDDVTVQTSLLESRPLTGNRKLHAEFVKRFRPTVDPRAFFVAKTLEMRQRHNKFENTPYSLEPNCKESPGGLRDLQVILWVAKAAGLGQSWDELARNGIATDFEARQVKRNEALLSLIRARLHVIADRREDRLVFDLQTAVAESFGYKNEISESGRLVSRASEALMKRYYWAAKAVTQLNQILLLGIEERLDPSGRAPEPINERFLNKDGMIEVASDDLYIRNPHAILETFLIYQTTVGVKGLSARTLRALYNARNVMDAKFRSDPANHETFRQMLMEPAGITHALRLMNQTSVLGRYLWVFRKIVGQMQHDLFHVYTVDQHILMVVRNVRRFFIPEHAHEYPFCSQLAAGWDKPWILYVAALFHDIAKGRGGDHSELGARDVRLFCRQHRIAKEDCQLVEFLVKEHLTMSRVAQKEDLGNPEVIKAFAQRVGNERNLTALYLLTVADIRGTSPKVWNAWKGKLLEDLYRYTLRVLGGRAPDRDAEVEARKREALVQLALYALPHEGHKKLWDTLGVDYYMRHDASDIVWHTRHLARHAGKAKAIVRARLSPIGEGLQVLVYTPDQPDLFARICGYFDQAGFSILDAKVHTANNGYALDTFQVVSSMLPEHNRELVSMVESELAHTIEQAGPLPAPSRGRVSRRVRSFPIAPRVQLAPDEKAQKWLLSISASDRAGLLYCIARVLAKHKINLQLAKISTLGERVEDTFLVDGPELQQNRKQIEIETELLEALAG, via the coding sequence ATGATGCAGCTGGGGCTCGCTCCCGGGCCCGCCGCGACCGACCTGCAGGCGCTGCGTGACGACTACCGCGCGCGCAAGTCCGCTGTTCTCGCTACGCTGCAAGCCCAGGGCGCCTCCACCCGCGGCATCACCAAGCTGCTGCAGAAGCTCTCGCGCGAAGCCGACGTCACGCTGCGCAAGCTCTGGGACGCGGCCGGCCTGCCTGATGACTTCGCGCTGGTGGCCGTCGGCGGCTACGGCCGCGGCGAGCTCTTTCCGCATTCCGACGTCGACGTGCTGGTGCTGATGCCCGACGGCGCCTCGGCCGACGGCGATGGCGACGGCGCGGTCAAGCGCCACGTGGAGGCGTTCATCGGCCATTGCTGGGACGCGGGCCTGGAGATCGGCTCGTCCGTGCGCACGGTGGCCGAGTGCGTGGCGCTGGCGAAGGACGACGTCACCGTGCAGACCTCGCTGCTGGAGTCGCGGCCGCTCACCGGCAACCGCAAGCTGCATGCGGAGTTCGTCAAGCGCTTCAGGCCGACGGTCGACCCCCGGGCCTTCTTCGTCGCCAAGACGCTGGAGATGCGCCAGCGGCACAACAAGTTCGAGAACACGCCGTACTCGCTGGAGCCCAATTGCAAGGAGTCGCCGGGCGGCCTGCGCGACCTGCAGGTGATCCTGTGGGTGGCCAAGGCGGCGGGCCTGGGGCAATCCTGGGACGAGCTCGCGCGCAACGGCATCGCCACCGACTTCGAGGCGCGCCAGGTCAAGCGCAACGAAGCGCTGCTGTCGCTGATCCGCGCGCGCCTGCACGTGATCGCCGACCGCCGCGAAGACCGGCTGGTGTTCGACCTGCAGACGGCCGTGGCCGAGTCCTTCGGCTACAAGAACGAGATCAGCGAATCGGGCCGCTTGGTATCGCGCGCCAGCGAGGCGTTGATGAAGCGCTACTACTGGGCGGCCAAGGCGGTGACGCAGCTGAACCAGATCCTGCTCCTGGGCATCGAGGAGCGCCTGGACCCCAGCGGCCGCGCGCCGGAGCCGATCAACGAGCGCTTCCTGAACAAGGACGGGATGATCGAGGTCGCGAGCGACGACCTGTACATCCGCAACCCGCACGCCATCCTCGAGACCTTCCTGATCTACCAGACGACGGTCGGCGTCAAGGGATTGTCGGCCCGCACCCTGCGCGCGCTCTACAACGCGCGCAACGTGATGGACGCCAAGTTCCGCAGCGACCCGGCCAACCACGAGACCTTTCGGCAGATGCTGATGGAGCCCGCGGGCATCACGCACGCCCTGCGGCTGATGAACCAGACGTCGGTGCTCGGGCGCTACCTGTGGGTGTTCCGCAAGATCGTCGGCCAGATGCAGCACGACCTGTTCCACGTGTACACGGTGGACCAGCACATCCTGATGGTGGTGCGCAACGTGCGGCGCTTCTTCATCCCGGAGCACGCGCACGAGTACCCGTTCTGCTCGCAGCTGGCGGCCGGCTGGGACAAGCCGTGGATCCTGTACGTGGCCGCCCTCTTCCACGACATCGCCAAGGGCCGCGGCGGCGACCACTCGGAGCTGGGCGCGCGCGACGTGCGCCTGTTCTGCCGCCAGCATCGCATCGCCAAGGAGGATTGCCAGCTGGTCGAGTTCCTGGTCAAGGAACACCTCACGATGAGCCGCGTGGCGCAGAAGGAGGACCTGGGCAACCCCGAGGTGATCAAGGCATTCGCGCAGCGCGTGGGCAACGAGCGCAACCTGACCGCGCTGTACCTGCTGACGGTCGCCGACATCCGCGGCACCAGCCCCAAGGTGTGGAACGCGTGGAAGGGCAAGCTGCTGGAAGACCTGTACCGCTACACGCTGCGCGTGCTGGGCGGCCGCGCGCCGGACCGCGACGCCGAGGTGGAAGCGCGCAAGCGCGAGGCGCTGGTGCAGCTGGCCCTCTACGCGCTGCCGCACGAGGGCCACAAGAAGCTGTGGGACACGCTGGGCGTGGACTACTACATGCGCCACGACGCGAGCGACATCGTCTGGCACACGCGCCACCTCGCGCGCCACGCCGGCAAGGCCAAGGCCATCGTCCGTGCGCGGCTGTCGCCCATCGGCGAAGGGCTGCAGGTGCTGGTGTACACGCCCGACCAGCCGGACCTGTTCGCACGCATCTGCGGCTACTTCGACCAGGCCGGCTTCTCGATCCTGGACGCCAAGGTCCACACCGCCAACAACGGCTACGCGCTGGACACGTTCCAGGTCGTGAGCTCGATGCTGCCGGAGCACAACCGCGAGCTCGTGAGCATGGTGGAGTCGGAACTGGCCCACACCATCGAGCAGGCCGGGCCGCTGCCCGCACCCAGCCGCGGCCGGGTGTCGCGCCGCGTGCGCAGCTTCCCCATCGCGCCGCGCGTGCAACTCGCGCCCGACGAGAAGGCGCAGAAATGGCTGTTGTCGATCTCGGCCAGCGACCGGGCGGGCCTGCTGTACTGCATCGCCCGCGTTCTGGCCAAGCACAAGATCAACCTGCAGCTGGCCAAGATCTCGACGCTGGGCGAACGCGTGGAAGACACCTTCCTTGTCGACGGCCCCGAGCTGCAGCAGAACCGCAAGCAGATCGAGATCGAGACCGAGCTGCTGGAAGCGCTGGCCGGCTGA